Proteins encoded in a region of the Oncorhynchus clarkii lewisi isolate Uvic-CL-2024 chromosome 18, UVic_Ocla_1.0, whole genome shotgun sequence genome:
- the LOC139373353 gene encoding solute carrier family 52, riboflavin transporter, member 2 isoform X2, whose amino-acid sequence MAGTWWNSAAFTHVLVALFGMGSWISVNCLWVELPVVVRVLPEGWSLPVYLSVLIAFGNIGPIAVTIMHHCAPGQLNERLVIHSIQVLAVVASIFLAIFWSQVATVAGEVRSVPYLLLTFVLALVCCTSNVTFLPFMFRYPPQYIRTFFVGQGLSALFPCVVALGQGVGKLECKLNNGTVQAHYLDENFPAQDFFWFLFVMLTISALCFMALTRRKITEPASQETPEPEVVTTKENGEETHPLQNGGTLLSEDQVELEKASPVQTFWTPRNIYLLVLLGVSNALTNGVLPSVQSFSCLPYGTMTYHLSVVLGNIANPLACFVAMFVLCRSSVGLGFMSVAGGVFAAYLMALAVLSPCPPLLGSPAGVSLVVVSWIIFTGLFSYLKVVIGTLLHEAGHAALLWCGVFIQAGSLIGALSMFPLVSIYHIFARSEDCVDNCS is encoded by the exons ATGGCGGGTACTTGGTGGAACAGTGCCGCTTTTACTCACGTCCTTGTGGCTCTTTTCGGTATGGGTTCCTGGATTTCCGTAAACTGTCTCTGGGTTGAGCTACCCGTGGTTGTCAGAGTTCTGCCTGAAG GGTGGAGCCTGCCAGTCTATCTGTCAGTACTGATAGCCTTTGGGAATATAGGTCCGATTGCTGTGACCATAATGCATCACTGTGCCCCAGGACAGTTAAACGAGCGCCTGGTCATCCACAGTATCCAGGTTCTAGCAGTGGTGGCATCAATCTTCCTAGCCATCTTTTGGTCACAGGTGGCCACTGTGGCAGGGGAAGTGAGATCCGTACCATATCTGCTGCTCACGTTCGTTTTGGCTCTGGTTTGCTGTACATCCAATGTCACCTTCTTGCCCTTCATGTTCCGCTACCCCCCTCAATACATCCGCACATTCTTTGTTGGCCAGGGGCTCAGTGCCCTGTTCCCATGTGTTGTGGCTTTGGGGCAGGGTGTGGGGAAATTGGAGTGCAAATTGAACAATGGCACGGTACAGGCACACTACCTGGATGAGAACTTCCCTGCCCAGGACTTCTTTTGGTTCCTGTTTGTAATGCTGACAATCTCAGCCCTCTGCTTCATGGCGTTGACGCGTAGAAAAATAACAGAGCCAGCATCACAGGAGACCCCAGAGCCTGAAGTGGTGACGACAAAGGAAAATGGGGAGGAGACCCACCCGCTCCAGAATGGAGGAACACTGTTGTCTGAGGACCAGGTGGAGTTGGAGAAAGCATCCCCGGTCCAAACCTTCTGGACGCCCCGCAACATCTACCTGCTGGTGCTACTAGGTGTGTCCAACGCCCTGACCAACGGAGTCCttccctctgtccagagcttctCCTGTCTGCCCTACGGCACCATGACCTATCACCTCTCTGTGGTCCTTGGCAACATTGCAAACCCACTGGCCTGCTTTGTGGCCATGTTTGTCCTTTGCAG GTCATCTGTGGGTCTTGGTTTCATGTCTGTAGCAGGGGGGGTCTTTGCAGCCTACCTcatggctctggcagtgctcagcccctgtcctcctctcttggGGAGCCCTGCTGGTGTATCCTTGGTG GTGGTGTCCTGGATCATCTTCACTGGTCTCTTCTCTTACCTGAAGGTAGTTATAGGGACGCTGCTCCACGAGGCTGGCCATGCTGCTCTGCTGTGGTGCGGTGTCTTCATCCAGGCTGGCTCACTGATAGGAGCCCTCTCCATGTTCCCCCTGGTCAGCATTTACCACATATTTGCAAGGTCTGAGGACTGTGTGGACAACTGCAGTTAG
- the LOC139373355 gene encoding riboflavin transporter 2: MSLFIHILACLFGMGSWVSINGLWVELPLIVPQIPEGWYLPSYLSVLIQMANVGPLFITLMHRFRPGALNETVVIYVIISLGMVASFLLAFFWKETLLVAGVPRSVALLLLTFFLSTVDCTSSVTFLPFMMRLKPQYLTTYFVGEGVSGLLPALVALIQGVGVVHCNNCTRMINDTGSVSLSYELQAHYQPANFSAGVFFFFLSAMMLVCLGAFILLNYHPAVARERPNARYPNGVLEKGEAAQMNPTEQKAMIKQSDIKPKSCFGTGTYSRIQVLYMFFILAWVNGLTNVVLPSVQSYSCLPYGNSAYHLSATMAAVSNPLACFIAMFFPTRSLLLLGALTLFGSGIGAYIIGMAVLSPCPLLVNETSGTFLIVGSWIFFILTLSYVKVIIGVILRDEGHSALVWCGAVVQLGSFMGAVTMFPLVSVYSLFLSGDPCNTKCP; encoded by the exons ATGTCACTTTTCATCCATATATTGGCCTGCCTGTTTGGCATGGGCTCCTGGGTGTCTATCAACGGACTATGGGTAGAGCTGCCTCTCATCGTGCCCCAGATCCCCGAGGGTTGGTACCTGCCTTCCTACCTATCCGTCCTCATCCAGATGGCCAACGTGGGGCCCCTGTTCATCACCCTCATGCACCGCTTCCGCCCCGGGGCGCTCAACGAGACAGTGGTCATCTATGTGATCATCTCCCTGGGCATGGTGGCAAGCTTTCTCCTGGCCTTCTTCTGGAAGGAGACGCTGCTGGTGGCGGGCGTCCCTCGCAGCGTGGCCCTCCTCCTCCTTACTTTCTTCCTCTCCACTGTGGACTGCACCTCCTCTGTCACCTTCCTGCCCTTTATGATGCGTCTGAAGCCTCAGTACCTCACCACCTACTTTGTAGGGGAGGGTGTCAGTGGCCTGCTACCCGCCCTGGTAGCCCTGATCCAGGGGGTGGGGGTGGTCCACTGTAACAACTGCACTCGGATGATAAATGACACTGGCTCAGTCAGTCTTAGCTACGAACTTCAGGCTCACTACCAGCCGGCCAACTTCTCAGCTGGGGTGTTCTTCTTCTTCCTCAGTGCCATGATGTTGGTGTGCCTGGGAGCCTTCATCCTTCTGAACTACCACCCTGCCGTGGCCCGGGAACGCCCAAATGCCCGCTACCCCAACGGGGTCCTGGAGAAAGGCGAGGCAGCTCAGATGAACCCCACAGAGCAGAAGGCCATGATCAAACAGTCTGATATCAAGCCCAAAAGCTGCTTTGGGACCGGGACGTACAGCCGGATACAGGTGCTGTACATGTTCTTCATCCTGGCCTGGGTCAACGGACTGACTAACGTTGTGCTTCCCTCAGTGCAGTCCTACTCTTGTCTGCCCTATGGAAACAGTGCCTACCACTTATCAGCCACCATGGCTGCGGTGTCCAACCCTCTAGCCTGCTTCATTGCCATGTTTTTCCCAACAAG GTCCTTATTGCTGTTGGGGGCTCTCACTTTGTTTGGCAGTGGGATTGGAGCCTACATTATAGGCATGGCAGTGCTGAGTCCATGTCCTCTGCTGGTCAATGAAACCTCAGGAACCTTCCTCATT GTGGGCTCCTGGATCTTCTTCATCCTCACTTTGTCCTATGTTAAGGTGATCATTGGTGTTATCCTCCGTGATGAGGGCCACAGTGCCCTCGTGTGGTGTGGAGCAGTGGTGCAGTTGGGGTCCTTCATGGGTGCAGTCACCATGTTTCCCTTGGTCAGTGTGTATAGTTTATTTTTATCAGGAGACCCATGTAATACAAAGTGCCCTTAA
- the LOC139373353 gene encoding solute carrier family 52, riboflavin transporter, member 2 isoform X1 — protein MEEEQDFTLSGPNAASIDADLRDDNFDTLAADYFGSQTGETLNLNEKPCKNRLLIQVGLLREDNQLSWGAVVDWLQKIFPMYQSADFRCLIERGIATTLSLSGDARQAFLESNVNFEFVGPICDSIGVGRADLLEITDFSEQAESIEVTNGLILELSNFVIREKIDPIVLVSWLRQFDPEFCSDGNIQKASKILQAKLKKFRLHYRNYQTTRHRRNAQMETFLQSPFELVKDPTDGKKSGKRGRKKRGFLSQLDTPVVKVFKEENETFAITPNEESVWEPYSQVKVKEEYESPNEESPHAMNQNSLNLIENPDASKGEALTLLDIAMLSVQKLSSVYGGKTDASKQVSLDLLKNQYTLTCKENVAMKFFEEKVASLKDQHSMASPLHFLHYNAHFLVDIHDAIEQQMMSFENEIMQSTGEKLGRDRNPKFRRFVNFSESSTSRYIHMACDVLSPRAASKQNYRKHWIAFCEEKNNPSKLTVNRSNRFNNYFEAAAGLIHHHGEIALFFSDLLLLNNDECPNVILESVTDDANDDVIQSLVCVLAIVYCKILGPYWQLLKSGGEYSLFSQYILCLYQKLLEWAKDASALLEPDTIANVFLQLPLQEKTFDGVFSYFTTGTGHIHVDLIRVCLQKMVKVIAAVTEVNLSDFLPGGAHCHNPPLEISTQLTTCTFCVLMAEYPFGHAYPYKRKRPDRLMNLASSTYEEPEGHSIPSESGSPAGATNAERATSDTVPREEYSPPSKKKYLDQSKTQKRPVGRPRKYPGSLTRDQQDETNRNTVIAAVAKNGGPCTCEQDVDRLLARLDGTSHAQKREAIRCEITYQKLVLDSRDASLNHIGFSLADMISKLKSVLPGDVCSLDDVSASVQENEHANEDNEQQSEHDTVTLTPADAQSGQNVDYEGNKGILGKGQRSIDLGGNKNIVSYQSYRGNFDEFQ, from the exons ATGGAGGAAGAACAGGACTTTACTCTGAGCGGTCCAAATGCTGCCAGTATTGATGCTGATCTGA GGGATGACAACTTCGATACGCTTGCTGCAGACTACTTTggatctcagactggggaaaCATTGAATCTAAATGAAAAaccatgtaaaaacagacttCTGATCCAAGTGGGACTTCTGAGAGAAGACAACCAACTCTCCTGGGGGGCAGTGGTAGACTGGCTTCAAAAGATTTTCCCAATGTATCAGTCTGCAGATTTCCGTTGTCTGATTGAAAGAGGCATTGCAACAACTTTAAGTTTGAGTGGAGATGCAAGACAAGCCTTCCTTGAGTCAAATGTTAACTTTGAATTTGTTGGCCCAATATGTGACAGCATTGGAGTTGGTAGAGCTGATCTTTTGGAAATTACAGATTTTTCTGAGCAAGCAGAGTCTATTGAGGTCACAAATGGTTTAATACTTGAGTTGAGTAACTTTGTCATCAGGGAGAAAATTGACCCCATTGTCTTGGTGTCTTGGTTACGTCAATTTGACCCAGAGTTCTGTAGTGATGGTAACATCCAGAAAGCTAGCAAAATCCTTCAGGCAAAGCTAAAAAAATTCAGACTACATTACCGCAATTACCAAACAACCAGACATAGAAGAAATGCTCAGATGGAAACCTTCCTTCAAAGTCCATTTGAACTTGTTAAAGACCCAACTGACGGAAAGAAATCAGGCaaaagaggaagaaagaaaagAGGCTTTTTGTCACAACTTGATACGCCAGTGGTGAAAGTCTTCAAAGAAGAAAATGAGACTTTTGCCATAACACCAAACGAAGAGAGTGTATGGGAACCTTACTCTCAGGTGAAAGTGAAAGAAGAATACGAGTCTCCAAATGAAGAAAGTCCTCATGCAATGAACCAAAACTCGCTCAATTTGATAGAGAATCCTGATGCAAGCAAAGGAGAAGCCCTCACACTGCTTGACATCGCTATGCTCTCTGTCCAAAAACTGTCAAGTGTGTATGGTGGAAAAACTGATGCTTCCAAACAAGTTTCCCTTGATCTTCTCAAAAACCAGTACACACTAACATGTAAAGAAAATGTAGCAATGAAATTCTTTGAAGAGAAAGTTGCGTCTCTTAAAGATCAACATTCCATGGCATCACCCTTGCATTTTCTACACTACAATGCCCATTTTCTTGTTGACATTCATGACGCAATTGAACAGCAGATGATGAGCTTCGAAAATGAGATCATGCAGTCTACTGGAGAAAAACTAGGCCGTGACAGGAACCCAAAATTCCGAAGATTTGTGAACTTTTCTGAAAGTTCTACATCACGCTACATCCACATGGCCTGTGATGTCTTGAGTCCTCGTGCTGCATCAAAGCAAAACTACAGAAAACACTGGATAGCTTTCTGTGAAGAGAAGAACAATCCCTCCAAACTAACAGTCAACCGCTCAAACCGATTTAATAACTACTTTGAGGCAGCAGCGGGTCTCATTCACCATCATGGTGAGATTGCCCTTTTCTTTTCCGACCTGCTCTTACTGAACAACGATGAATGCCCCAATGTCATTCTGGAGAGTGTTACTGATGATGCCAATGATGACGTCATACAGTCACTTGTATGCGTTCTCGCCATTGTTTACTGCAAAATCCTGGGGCCTTACTGGCAACTTCTGAAGAGCGGAGGAGAGTACTCACTTTTTAGCCAGTATATACTCTGCCTCTACCAAAAACTGCTTGAGTGGGCTAAGGATGCCTCAGCCCTCCTTGAGCCAGATACCATTGCAAATGTGTTTCTCCAGTTGCCTCTGCAAGAGAAGACCTTTGATGGGGTTTTTTCATACTTCACAACTGGCACGGGACACATCCATGTTGACCTAATAAGGGTCTGTCTGCAGAAGATGGTGAAAGTAATCGCGGCTGTCACTGAGGTCAATCTGAGTGATTTTTTGCCTGGAGGCGCACATTGTCACAACCCCCCTCTGGAAATTTCCACACAGCTGACAACTTGCACATTTTGCGTCTTGATGGCCGAATACCCCTTTGGTCATGCCTACCCATACAAAAGGAAGAGGCCAGATCGACTTATGAACCTTGCATCAAGTACATACGAAGAACCAGAGGGCCACTCTATTCCATCTGAAAGTGGTTCTCCTGCTGGTGCAACAAATGCAGAGAGGGCAACATCCGACACTGTTCCAAGAGAAGAGTACTCTCCTCCTTCCAAGAAAAAGTATCTTGACCAAAGCAAGACCCAGAAGAGGCCAGTAGGACGTCCGAGAAAATATCCTGGTTCATTGACAAGGGACCAGCAAGACGAAACAAACAGAAACACGGTCATTGCTGCTGTTGCAAAAAACGGAGGACCTTGCACCTGTGAGCAAGATGTAGACAGGCTATTGGCCCGATTAGATGGGACAAGCCATGCTCAAAAGCGCGAAGCAATCCGCTGTGAGATCACTTACCAAAAACTGGTCCTGGACTCCAGAGACGCAAGCTTGAATCATATTGGTTTTTCACTCGCAGACATGATCTCTAAGCTGAAAAGTGTGTTGCCTGGCGACGTGTGTAGTTTGGATGATGTCTCAGCCTCTGTACAAGAGAATGAGCATGCCAATGAGGACAATGAACAACAGAGCGAGCATGACACTGTCACTTTAACCCCTGCTGATGCTCAATCTGGACAGAATGTTGACTATGAAGGCAACAAAGGGATTTTGGGAAAGGGTCAAAGAAGTATTGACTTGGGTGGAAACAAAAACATTGTTTCCTACCAGAGCTACAGAGGTAACTTTGATGAATTTCAATAG